One window of Hymenobacter sublimis genomic DNA carries:
- a CDS encoding helix-turn-helix domain-containing protein, which translates to MSTGSGVSPVELNTSDLKLRGFKLYEVRQPQQTPLLYSRRDYYKVSIMTTQCVIHYANKSIELDGTYLFFSNPHIPYSMELRTDQHQGYACLFSEEFVKGSGERSESLQQSPLFQLGGTPVFQLDETQAAYLTSIFQKMQAEENTDYPFKGELIRTYLQLLIHETLHLQPYEHSFQPKNGAARIASLFLELLERLFPLESPQQRLALKTPQEFADRLAVHVNSLNRAVKEITGKPTSAHITGRILDEAKALLQHTDWSVADIAYSLGFEYPTYFNNFFKKHTGSTPLACRKAVSAA; encoded by the coding sequence GCTGCGCGGCTTTAAGCTGTACGAAGTACGTCAGCCCCAACAGACGCCCCTGCTCTACAGCCGGCGGGACTACTACAAGGTGAGCATCATGACCACGCAGTGCGTGATTCATTACGCCAACAAGAGCATCGAGCTGGACGGTACCTACCTGTTCTTCTCCAACCCGCACATTCCGTATTCGATGGAATTGCGCACGGACCAGCACCAGGGGTACGCCTGCCTGTTCAGCGAGGAGTTCGTGAAAGGCAGCGGCGAGCGGTCGGAGAGCCTGCAGCAGTCGCCCTTGTTTCAGCTGGGAGGCACCCCGGTGTTCCAGCTCGATGAAACGCAGGCGGCCTACCTGACCAGCATTTTCCAGAAGATGCAGGCCGAGGAGAACACGGATTACCCCTTTAAAGGGGAGCTGATTCGCACCTACCTGCAGCTGCTGATTCACGAGACGCTGCACCTGCAGCCCTACGAGCATTCCTTTCAGCCCAAAAATGGAGCGGCCCGCATCGCCTCGCTCTTTCTGGAGCTGCTGGAGCGCCTGTTTCCATTGGAAAGCCCCCAGCAGAGGCTGGCGCTCAAAACGCCCCAGGAATTTGCCGACCGGCTGGCCGTGCACGTCAACAGCCTGAACCGGGCGGTGAAGGAAATCACCGGCAAGCCCACGAGTGCGCACATCACCGGCCGCATTCTGGACGAGGCCAAGGCTCTGCTGCAACACACCGACTGGAGCGTGGCCGACATTGCCTACAGCCTGGGCTTTGAGTACCCCACGTACTTCAACAACTTCTTCAAGAAGCACACCGGCAGCACCCCCCTGGCCTGCCGCAAAGCAGTTTCCGCCGCGTAG
- a CDS encoding aldo/keto reductase — protein MQYRLLGQTGLKVSALCLGTMTFGGKGRSAVTGALDQTAADELLRRAVAAGVNFIDTANVYSEGLSEEITGQAIRNLGLDRDSLVLATKVRGKMGEGPNEVGLTRKHIMQQAEASLKRLHTDYLDLYQLHAYDPLTPLDETLRALDDLVRQGKVRYIGASNLAAWQLMKALATADSRQLERFASLQAYYTIAGRDLEREMVPLLLDQKVGLLVWSPLAGGLLSGKYTRDGQNQEGGRRDRLDFPLVDRNRAFNVLDVLHPLAETKGATVAQLALAWLLHQPVVSSVIMGATKPEQLDANLAAVDVTFTPEELRHLEEVSQLPAEYPGWMLNYTTSDRTIS, from the coding sequence CCGGCTTGAAGGTGTCGGCCCTGTGCCTGGGCACCATGACCTTTGGGGGCAAAGGCCGCTCGGCCGTCACCGGGGCCCTCGACCAGACGGCCGCCGATGAGTTGCTGCGCCGGGCCGTGGCCGCTGGGGTCAACTTTATCGACACGGCCAACGTGTACTCCGAGGGCTTGTCGGAGGAAATTACCGGCCAGGCCATCCGCAACCTGGGCCTGGACCGCGACTCGTTGGTGCTGGCCACTAAAGTGCGGGGCAAAATGGGCGAAGGCCCCAACGAGGTAGGACTTACGCGCAAGCACATCATGCAGCAGGCCGAAGCCAGCCTCAAGCGCCTGCATACCGACTACCTCGACCTCTACCAGCTGCACGCCTACGACCCGCTCACGCCGCTGGACGAAACCTTGCGGGCGCTCGATGACCTCGTGCGCCAGGGCAAGGTGCGCTACATTGGGGCCAGCAACCTGGCCGCCTGGCAGCTGATGAAGGCCCTGGCCACGGCCGATAGCCGCCAGCTGGAGCGTTTCGCCTCGCTGCAGGCCTACTATACCATCGCCGGCCGGGACCTGGAGCGCGAAATGGTGCCGCTGCTACTTGACCAAAAGGTGGGCCTGCTGGTATGGAGCCCGCTGGCCGGCGGCCTGCTCTCAGGCAAGTACACCCGCGATGGCCAAAACCAGGAAGGCGGCCGCCGCGACCGGCTCGACTTTCCCCTCGTCGACCGCAACCGGGCCTTCAATGTCCTCGACGTGCTACACCCGCTGGCCGAAACCAAAGGTGCCACGGTGGCCCAACTCGCCTTGGCCTGGCTGCTGCACCAGCCGGTAGTAAGCAGCGTCATCATGGGGGCTACCAAGCCCGAGCAGCTCGACGCCAACCTGGCCGCCGTGGACGTGACGTTCACGCCGGAGGAGTTGCGCCATCTCGAAGAGGTCAGCCAACTGCCGGCTGAATACCCCGGCTGGATGCTCAACTACACCACCAGCGACCGCACCATCAGCTAA
- a CDS encoding carboxymuconolactone decarboxylase family protein: protein MEHNAEHLTPKQRHLVTISALTATSNVAKLKGALADGLAAGLTINEINEELAHLYAYCGFAASVRGTNLFRDVVQERRARGIQDTQGRAATPITDTASKYARGEQNQVVVTGMSPEQLTAAFSFNPVLDGFLKEHLFADLFGSDVLSFQERELVTVAALTSMQEPLALPHYHGALNVGISEAQLRELLVVVEGAVGTQAATTGQQLLETVLAARQASPAN from the coding sequence ATGGAACATAACGCGGAGCACCTGACGCCCAAGCAGCGCCATCTCGTCACGATATCGGCCCTTACGGCGACCAGCAACGTGGCCAAATTAAAAGGTGCCTTAGCCGACGGGCTGGCGGCCGGCCTGACCATCAATGAAATCAACGAAGAGCTGGCGCACCTGTACGCCTACTGCGGCTTTGCGGCCAGCGTGCGGGGCACAAACCTCTTCCGGGACGTGGTGCAGGAACGCCGCGCCCGGGGAATTCAGGACACCCAGGGCCGGGCAGCCACCCCCATAACCGATACGGCGAGCAAGTACGCGCGGGGCGAGCAAAACCAGGTAGTGGTGACCGGCATGAGTCCGGAGCAGCTCACCGCCGCCTTTTCCTTCAATCCCGTACTGGACGGCTTTCTGAAAGAGCACCTGTTTGCCGACCTCTTCGGCAGTGACGTGCTCAGCTTCCAGGAACGTGAGCTGGTGACGGTAGCCGCCCTGACCAGCATGCAGGAGCCCTTGGCGCTGCCCCACTACCATGGCGCCCTCAACGTGGGCATATCCGAGGCGCAGCTGCGTGAACTGCTGGTTGTCGTCGAAGGCGCCGTGGGCACCCAAGCTGCTACAACGGGGCAGCAGTTGCTGGAAACGGTGCTGGCTGCCCGCCAAGCCTCCCCAGCTAACTAA
- a CDS encoding AraC family transcriptional regulator: MNKEVLAAADHQAGARQLKGFKAYEIDLVQHSVPSFNRRDFYKVCLLRGESTIHYADKSIALSGTCLFFASPLIPCSMELRSAEQHGYACLFSEEFMGNHDAATSWQQSPVFASGGTPVFQLNEAQAAYVEDLFQKILAQQQATYLFRDELIRSYLHLLLHEVRRLQPSTHFDRPKNAAARITALFLELLERQFPIESPEQGLCLKTAAAFADRLAIAVRQLNRAVQATTGLSPAAHIAHRVGHEAQALLEYTDWSVAAIAASLGFAQPDTFRHFFKQQTGRTPLAFRQDAERSTPAL, encoded by the coding sequence ATGAACAAGGAAGTGCTGGCTGCCGCCGACCACCAGGCCGGTGCGCGGCAGCTGAAAGGCTTCAAGGCCTACGAAATAGACCTGGTGCAGCATTCGGTACCGTCCTTCAACCGGCGGGATTTCTACAAAGTATGCCTGCTGCGGGGCGAAAGCACCATTCACTACGCCGACAAAAGCATTGCGCTGAGCGGTACGTGCCTGTTCTTCGCCAGCCCGCTCATTCCGTGTTCCATGGAACTGCGCTCGGCCGAGCAGCACGGCTACGCCTGCCTGTTCAGCGAGGAGTTTATGGGCAACCACGACGCGGCGACCAGCTGGCAGCAGTCGCCGGTATTTGCCAGCGGGGGCACGCCGGTGTTTCAGCTGAATGAGGCGCAGGCGGCCTACGTGGAAGACCTGTTCCAGAAGATACTGGCGCAGCAGCAGGCCACGTACTTGTTTCGGGACGAGCTGATTCGCAGCTACCTCCACTTGTTACTGCACGAGGTGCGGCGACTGCAGCCATCCACCCACTTTGACCGGCCCAAAAACGCGGCGGCCCGCATTACGGCCCTCTTTTTGGAGCTGCTGGAACGGCAGTTTCCCATTGAAAGCCCCGAGCAGGGGCTGTGCCTGAAAACAGCCGCGGCCTTTGCCGACCGGCTCGCCATTGCCGTCCGCCAGCTAAACCGGGCGGTGCAGGCCACCACCGGCCTATCCCCGGCGGCGCACATTGCCCACCGCGTCGGCCACGAAGCACAGGCATTGCTCGAATACACCGATTGGAGCGTGGCCGCCATTGCCGCCAGCCTGGGCTTTGCGCAGCCGGACACCTTCCGCCACTTCTTTAAACAGCAGACTGGCCGCACGCCTCTGGCCTTTCGCCAGGACGCGGAGCGGTCAACTCCTGCCCTCTGA
- a CDS encoding DUF4158 domain-containing protein: MPVEFLSDEQAARYGRYQTDLSPEQLARFFYLSPQDLQFLADYRRAYTQLGCAVQLCTLRFLGTFLPIPTQVPAVVVATLAQQLQVGTDAWPARYTRPNTLSDHQARIVAYLGFAAYGGRQAFRLTRCLPEARPRCGAWRCRALPR, from the coding sequence ATGCCGGTAGAATTTCTGAGCGACGAGCAGGCGGCCCGCTATGGGCGCTACCAGACGGACCTTAGCCCGGAACAACTGGCCCGTTTCTTTTACCTGAGTCCGCAGGACCTACAGTTTCTGGCCGACTACCGCCGGGCGTACACCCAACTCGGGTGTGCTGTGCAGTTGTGTACACTCCGGTTTTTAGGCACGTTTCTGCCCATCCCTACCCAGGTGCCGGCCGTCGTGGTGGCCACCTTGGCGCAGCAGCTTCAGGTAGGCACTGACGCGTGGCCTGCGCGGTATACCCGCCCAAATACGCTCTCGGACCACCAGGCCCGCATTGTGGCGTACCTGGGCTTTGCGGCCTATGGGGGCCGGCAAGCATTCCGCCTCACGCGCTGTCTACCTGAAGCACGGCCCCGCTGCGGGGCATGGCGCTGCCGCGCTCTACCAAGGTAA
- a CDS encoding FAD-dependent oxidoreductase, translating into MKKTKQVSFPAIPSKAFTPTTGTAIVVGASLAGLMASLALARAGLRVTLVERGSAMPRSGAVLQVDSA; encoded by the coding sequence ATGAAGAAGACAAAACAAGTTAGCTTCCCAGCAATACCCTCCAAGGCGTTTACTCCTACAACGGGCACGGCCATTGTGGTTGGCGCGTCGCTGGCGGGCCTGATGGCCAGTCTGGCACTGGCGCGGGCCGGCTTGCGCGTTACCTTGGTAGAGCGCGGCAGCGCCATGCCCCGCAGCGGGGCCGTGCTTCAGGTAGACAGCGCGTGA
- a CDS encoding SDR family NAD(P)-dependent oxidoreductase, with protein sequence MARIFITGSADGLGQLAARQLVAQGHQVVLHGRNAERAHQARAAVPQAEAAVVGDLSTLAGMQQVAQQVNQLGHFDAIIHNAGLYQVPQLVPTADGWPPLLAVNTLAPYVLTCLIERPARLVYLSSGMHRQGDASLHDLTWQQRPWNTTQAYCDSKLHDLLLSNAVARHWPAVLSNAVDPGWVPTKMGGAGAPDNLTKGAETQAWLAAGEDPAARITGQYLHHQRPSSTHAQASDVAVQEQLLAECGRLTGVVFPAKA encoded by the coding sequence ATGGCGCGTATTTTCATCACCGGCTCGGCTGATGGGCTGGGCCAGCTAGCTGCCCGCCAGCTAGTCGCGCAGGGCCACCAGGTCGTGCTGCACGGCCGCAACGCCGAACGAGCCCACCAAGCCCGCGCAGCCGTGCCGCAGGCCGAAGCGGCCGTAGTGGGCGACCTTTCTACCCTGGCCGGCATGCAGCAGGTGGCCCAGCAGGTCAATCAGCTCGGTCACTTCGACGCCATCATTCACAACGCGGGCCTCTACCAGGTGCCCCAGCTCGTGCCCACGGCCGATGGGTGGCCGCCCCTGCTGGCCGTCAATACGCTGGCCCCCTACGTGCTGACCTGTCTCATTGAGCGCCCCGCCCGGCTGGTGTACCTGAGCTCGGGCATGCACCGCCAGGGCGACGCCAGCCTGCACGACCTGACCTGGCAGCAGCGGCCCTGGAACACGACCCAGGCCTACTGCGACTCCAAATTGCACGACTTGCTGCTTTCCAATGCCGTGGCGCGGCACTGGCCCGCCGTGCTTTCCAACGCCGTCGACCCCGGCTGGGTACCCACGAAAATGGGCGGGGCGGGTGCTCCCGACAACCTGACCAAAGGGGCCGAAACCCAGGCCTGGCTGGCGGCTGGCGAGGACCCGGCGGCCCGCATCACCGGGCAGTACCTGCACCACCAGCGGCCCAGCAGCACCCATGCCCAAGCCAGTGACGTGGCCGTACAGGAGCAGCTGTTAGCGGAATGCGGCCGGCTTACCGGGGTAGTCTTTCCCGCGAAGGCTTAG
- a CDS encoding aldo/keto reductase, producing MQTIKLNNGVEMPIFGLGVFQVPDAAECETAVFEAIQAGYRLIDTAAAYQNEEAVGKGIQRSGVPREELFITTKLWIQDAGYESTKVAFEKSLQRLGLDYLDLYLIHQPYGDLYGSWRAMEELYKAGRIRAIGVSNFYPDRLMDFILHHEVVPAVNQIETHPYWQQEEAQQFLREHGIVLESWSPFAQDPTIFDNELLQSIAAKYQRSVAQIILRWLTQRGIVVIPKSVKKERIIENSQIFDFELAAEDLAAIKTLDTKKTTIFDHHNPALVKMISQAHFNI from the coding sequence ATGCAAACCATCAAATTGAACAACGGGGTAGAAATGCCCATCTTCGGCCTCGGCGTCTTTCAGGTACCTGATGCCGCCGAATGCGAAACGGCCGTCTTCGAAGCCATCCAGGCCGGCTACCGCCTGATTGATACGGCCGCCGCCTACCAGAATGAGGAGGCCGTCGGTAAGGGCATCCAGCGCAGCGGCGTGCCCCGTGAGGAGTTGTTTATCACGACCAAGCTCTGGATTCAGGACGCCGGCTACGAGTCTACGAAAGTGGCGTTCGAGAAGTCGTTGCAGCGCCTCGGCCTCGATTACCTGGACTTGTACCTGATTCACCAGCCCTACGGCGACCTGTACGGCTCGTGGCGGGCCATGGAAGAGCTGTACAAAGCCGGCCGCATCCGGGCCATCGGTGTCAGCAACTTTTACCCTGATCGCCTGATGGACTTCATCTTGCACCACGAGGTCGTGCCGGCCGTCAATCAGATTGAGACGCACCCCTACTGGCAGCAGGAGGAAGCGCAGCAGTTTTTGCGGGAGCACGGCATCGTGCTGGAATCGTGGAGCCCGTTTGCCCAGGACCCCACCATTTTCGACAACGAGCTGCTCCAGTCCATCGCGGCCAAATACCAGCGCTCGGTGGCCCAGATTATCCTGCGCTGGCTTACGCAGCGCGGCATCGTGGTCATTCCTAAGTCGGTGAAGAAGGAGCGCATCATCGAGAACAGTCAGATTTTCGACTTCGAGCTGGCGGCCGAAGACCTAGCCGCCATTAAAACGCTGGACACGAAGAAGACCACCATCTTCGACCACCACAACCCGGCCCTCGTAAAGATGATCAGCCAGGCGCATTTCAACATCTAG
- a CDS encoding carboxymuconolactone decarboxylase family protein: MTSLTDPGTQPPNEYLQLSEAAVRTYEQLWPGQQPAAQATDPDLVAVFHNFAFGDVVQHDELDVKKRLLALLAATVGGQALSQYRQLLDAALTAGVTPVEIKEVLYQVVPYVGMARVGDFLQTTNQRFIEKGIELPLESQSTTTPETRFAEGYAVQRIVVGPKLDDLHKNAPQDLLHFQHFLSANCFGDYFTRTGLDHPTREIVILSALIALGGTEPQMKGHIQGNANVGNDRQTLINVLTQLLPYVGYPRTLNAVACLNEILPPA; this comes from the coding sequence ATGACCTCCTTAACCGACCCGGGCACCCAGCCGCCCAACGAGTATTTGCAGCTGAGCGAAGCCGCCGTTCGCACCTACGAGCAGCTCTGGCCAGGCCAACAGCCCGCGGCCCAGGCCACGGACCCCGACCTGGTAGCGGTGTTTCACAACTTTGCGTTTGGCGACGTGGTCCAGCACGACGAGCTGGACGTAAAAAAGCGGCTACTAGCCCTGCTGGCAGCGACTGTTGGCGGGCAGGCCCTCTCCCAATACCGCCAGCTGCTAGACGCGGCGCTGACGGCAGGCGTCACGCCGGTTGAAATCAAGGAAGTGCTCTACCAGGTGGTGCCCTACGTGGGTATGGCCCGGGTGGGGGACTTCCTACAAACCACCAATCAGCGGTTTATTGAGAAAGGAATTGAACTGCCGCTGGAAAGCCAGTCGACGACCACGCCCGAAACCCGGTTTGCTGAGGGCTATGCCGTGCAGCGCATCGTGGTGGGACCCAAGCTGGACGACCTGCACAAAAACGCGCCCCAGGACCTGCTGCACTTTCAGCACTTTCTGTCGGCTAACTGCTTCGGCGACTACTTCACCCGCACGGGGCTGGACCACCCAACCCGCGAAATCGTCATCCTGTCGGCCCTGATTGCGCTGGGCGGTACCGAACCCCAGATGAAGGGCCACATCCAAGGGAATGCCAACGTGGGCAATGACCGCCAGACCCTTATCAACGTCCTCACGCAGCTGCTGCCCTACGTAGGCTACCCGCGCACGCTCAACGCCGTGGCCTGTCTGAACGAGATTTTACCGCCCGCCTAG